The following proteins are co-located in the Synechococcus sp. PROS-U-1 genome:
- the rpmA gene encoding 50S ribosomal protein L27, with protein MAHKKGTGSTRNGRDSNAKRLGVKAYGGETVTAGSILIRQRGTSVLPGVNVGKGKDDTLFALTDGVVKFESIRRGLRNRKRINITAAV; from the coding sequence ATGGCACATAAAAAAGGCACAGGTTCAACACGTAACGGCCGCGACTCGAACGCCAAACGCCTTGGTGTGAAGGCCTACGGCGGCGAAACCGTCACAGCTGGGTCCATCTTGATCCGCCAGCGCGGCACCTCCGTTCTCCCCGGCGTCAATGTCGGCAAAGGCAAAGACGACACTCTGTTCGCCCTCACCGATGGAGTGGTGAAGTTCGAATCCATCCGCCGCGGCCTGCGCAATCGCAAGCGCATCAACATCACCGCAGCGGTGTGA
- a CDS encoding circadian clock protein KaiA, producing MARPALTVALVLSSPALVESCRQWLPPNRYESVVLTVDAGEALETVLGPRQEDFDAVVLEQTLLNVEVKEQLQAAGLLFPAVIVGEVKGQVDYHPEELHLPDDQLAQLGYNVDAAISRFLRQGRADGRQEDNSSSSRAVSNLSQRLQERLGYLGVFYKRDPSRFLGSLPPEERRDLLLSLQRTYRDLLVSYFSDPAAANQALESFVNTAFFSDLPITRTVEIHVNLIDEFWKQLSLEGHKHDFLQDYRLALLDVMAHLCEMYRRSIPPDLPLSGTASSRVRRPMNQLNASEESS from the coding sequence ATGGCCAGGCCGGCCCTCACTGTTGCTCTCGTCCTGAGCAGCCCCGCTTTGGTGGAGTCCTGCCGCCAGTGGCTGCCGCCCAACCGTTACGAGTCTGTTGTCTTAACAGTTGACGCCGGTGAGGCTCTGGAGACTGTTCTCGGCCCCAGGCAGGAGGACTTCGATGCCGTGGTGCTTGAACAGACCCTTTTGAACGTGGAGGTCAAGGAGCAGCTGCAGGCGGCAGGATTGCTTTTCCCTGCCGTCATCGTTGGCGAGGTGAAGGGGCAAGTGGACTACCACCCCGAGGAGTTGCATCTGCCCGACGACCAGCTTGCCCAGCTGGGATACAACGTGGACGCGGCGATTTCCCGCTTTCTGCGCCAGGGCCGCGCCGATGGACGCCAGGAGGACAACAGCTCCTCATCCCGCGCCGTCAGCAACCTCTCCCAACGCCTGCAGGAACGGCTTGGCTACCTGGGGGTCTTCTACAAACGGGATCCATCCCGCTTCCTGGGAAGCCTGCCCCCCGAGGAACGCCGTGATCTGCTGCTGTCGCTCCAACGCACCTACCGGGATCTGCTGGTGAGTTACTTCAGCGATCCTGCCGCAGCGAATCAGGCGCTGGAAAGCTTCGTCAACACGGCTTTCTTCAGCGATCTACCCATCACCCGAACCGTTGAGATCCACGTGAATCTGATCGATGAATTTTGGAAACAGCTGAGTTTGGAGGGCCACAAACATGACTTTCTTCAGGATTACCGCCTTGCTCTTCTCGACGTGATGGCGCATCTGTGTGAGATGTACCGGCGTTCCATTCCGCCGGACCTTCCTTTATCGGGCACGGCCTCCAGCCGTGTACGTCGCCCGATGAATCAGCTCAATGCCTCGGAGGAGTCGTCATGA
- the purD gene encoding phosphoribosylamine--glycine ligase, whose protein sequence is MAISSTRPSALPALQRALIVGGGGREQALAWALGRCPGLDTVWITPGNGGIEGNALAVAETDSAALIALCQQNAVDLVVVGPEAPLAAGVADALRDAGIAVFGPGAEGAQLEASKAWAKQLMQEAGVPTAGHWAVASEAEAMAVLREVQRPLVVKADGLAAGKGVTVAETVEESEAAIREAFEGRFGAAGSQLVLEERMEGPEVSVFALCDGERMVLLPPAQDHKRLNEGDRGPNTGGMGAYAPAPLLDADGLDTVRRIVLEPTLKALRQRGIDYRGVIYAGLMLTADGPQVIEFNCRFGDPECQTLMPLLGPEIAAVLQACALGRLDLAPQLSIAERCSACVVAAAEGYPEAPRKGDAIRIDLSPSPDHQLFHAGTRRDSSGALLTAGGRVLAVVAQGDDFDAAFAGAYNGLNQLDYAGITYRRDIGYQVRSGG, encoded by the coding sequence ATGGCCATCTCGTCCACCCGTCCCAGCGCTCTGCCCGCGCTTCAACGTGCTCTCATCGTCGGCGGCGGCGGCAGGGAACAGGCCCTGGCCTGGGCCCTGGGCCGTTGCCCCGGCCTGGACACCGTCTGGATCACCCCCGGCAACGGGGGCATTGAAGGGAACGCTCTGGCCGTGGCCGAAACCGATAGCGCTGCATTGATCGCGCTTTGCCAACAAAACGCAGTCGACCTGGTGGTGGTGGGTCCGGAAGCTCCGCTGGCCGCTGGTGTTGCCGATGCCCTGCGCGATGCAGGCATCGCCGTGTTCGGCCCTGGAGCAGAAGGCGCCCAACTGGAAGCCAGCAAAGCCTGGGCCAAGCAACTGATGCAAGAGGCCGGCGTCCCCACGGCAGGCCACTGGGCGGTGGCCAGTGAGGCGGAGGCAATGGCGGTGTTGCGTGAGGTGCAACGCCCCCTGGTGGTCAAAGCCGATGGGTTGGCCGCCGGCAAGGGCGTCACCGTGGCGGAGACGGTGGAGGAGTCGGAAGCCGCCATCCGCGAGGCCTTCGAGGGGCGCTTCGGTGCTGCCGGCTCCCAGCTGGTGCTGGAGGAGCGCATGGAAGGCCCTGAAGTGTCGGTGTTCGCCCTGTGCGATGGAGAGCGGATGGTGCTGCTGCCACCGGCGCAGGACCACAAGCGTCTCAACGAAGGTGATCGCGGCCCCAACACCGGCGGCATGGGTGCCTATGCCCCCGCTCCGCTTCTGGATGCCGATGGCCTCGACACAGTGCGCCGCATCGTGCTCGAGCCCACCCTGAAGGCCCTGCGCCAACGCGGTATCGACTATCGAGGAGTGATTTATGCCGGCCTGATGCTGACGGCCGATGGCCCCCAGGTGATCGAATTCAACTGTCGCTTCGGCGATCCCGAATGCCAAACGTTGATGCCCCTGCTCGGCCCTGAGATCGCCGCTGTGCTTCAGGCCTGTGCCCTGGGCCGCCTCGATCTAGCCCCGCAGCTAAGTATCGCGGAGCGTTGCAGTGCTTGTGTTGTGGCTGCAGCAGAGGGCTACCCGGAGGCTCCACGCAAAGGTGATGCGATCCGCATCGATCTCTCCCCCAGCCCCGACCATCAGCTGTTCCACGCCGGCACCCGCCGCGACAGCTCCGGGGCACTGCTCACGGCGGGGGGCCGAGTCCTCGCCGTGGTAGCTCAGGGCGATGACTTCGATGCAGCGTTTGCTGGGGCCTACAACGGTCTCAACCAGCTGGATTACGCCGGAATCACTTACCGTCGAGATATCGGCTATCAAGTGCGCTCGGGCGGATGA
- the rplU gene encoding 50S ribosomal protein L21 produces MADTKPAAEQSGTYAIVEASGTQIWLQPNRYYDIDRLQAEVDDTIKLENVLLVKDGQGTTLGQPYVKDATVSLKVMAHRRGPKVIVYKMRPKKKTRRKNGHRQELTRVMVESISVGGKAIS; encoded by the coding sequence ATGGCCGACACCAAACCAGCCGCGGAGCAGAGCGGGACTTACGCCATCGTTGAGGCGTCTGGCACCCAGATCTGGTTGCAGCCCAACCGTTATTACGACATCGATCGGCTGCAGGCCGAGGTGGACGACACGATCAAGCTGGAGAACGTTCTCCTGGTGAAGGACGGCCAGGGCACCACCCTGGGCCAGCCCTACGTCAAAGACGCCACCGTGTCCCTCAAGGTGATGGCCCATCGCCGCGGACCCAAGGTAATTGTGTACAAAATGCGCCCCAAAAAGAAAACCCGGCGCAAGAATGGTCATCGGCAGGAACTCACCCGGGTGATGGTTGAGTCCATCTCCGTGGGCGGCAAGGCCATCAGCTGA
- a CDS encoding bifunctional 2-polyprenyl-6-hydroxyphenol methylase/3-demethylubiquinol 3-O-methyltransferase UbiG, producing MPQLRSSTDVDVSAFLADGLGIKQHLSRYLELTPELLEKRLPSSTDDLADLHPGAFRPEDATAFYEDTVGTGHLLELAAWHLSSADYIADTLRLQGMAVQGQVLDFGGGIGTHALSAAALDAVDHVWFVDLNPHNQAFVQQRAESLGLADKLSVHRDLCSTGDVRFDAVVCLDVLEHLPDPSAQLLEFYQRMVPGGIALLNWYFFKGHQGEYPFHFDDPALVDEFFRTLQAQFLEVFHPLLITARLYRRP from the coding sequence ATGCCCCAGCTCCGCAGCAGCACGGATGTGGACGTCTCCGCTTTTCTGGCGGATGGTCTAGGCATCAAGCAACATCTCAGCCGTTATCTTGAGCTGACGCCGGAGCTGCTGGAGAAGCGTCTGCCCAGCAGCACTGACGACCTCGCGGACCTGCATCCCGGCGCTTTCCGGCCAGAGGACGCCACCGCCTTCTACGAGGACACGGTGGGTACGGGCCACCTGCTGGAGCTGGCGGCCTGGCATCTCTCCAGTGCGGACTACATCGCGGACACATTGCGACTGCAGGGCATGGCCGTGCAGGGTCAGGTGTTGGATTTCGGTGGTGGGATCGGCACCCATGCCCTGTCGGCGGCGGCGCTGGATGCGGTGGACCACGTCTGGTTTGTCGATCTCAACCCCCACAACCAGGCCTTTGTGCAGCAAAGGGCCGAAAGCTTGGGCCTGGCGGACAAGCTTTCGGTGCATCGGGACCTCTGCAGCACGGGTGACGTGCGTTTTGATGCGGTGGTCTGCCTTGATGTGCTGGAACACCTGCCGGATCCCTCGGCGCAGTTGCTGGAGTTTTACCAGCGCATGGTTCCAGGTGGCATTGCCCTTCTGAACTGGTATTTCTTCAAGGGCCACCAGGGGGAGTACCCCTTCCATTTCGATGACCCGGCCCTCGTGGATGAATTTTTCCGCACCCTGCAGGCCCAGTTCCTGGAGGTGTTTCATCCCTTGCTGATCACGGCCCGGCTGTACCGCCGTCCCTGA
- a CDS encoding ATP-binding protein, which produces MSSSSGAAIADWALPPNGKPPGDDQNLWDRINAWWAEFTLQTKLLAIATLVVSLMMTGITFFALNGIQRDAVMSDTRYARDLGLLLAGNVTELVAQGQDRELANVAEKFWRSSRSVRYIFFADPEGVVYLGIPISATPSSGDGELRLNRRLELPDELRRRPQNPLVRQHLTPQGAVTDVFVPLIRGGQYYGVLGLGVNPNETALASAALTREVTVAVFISIWVLVILGAVFNALTITRPVKELLRGVRSVASGNFGARVDLPVGGELGELLTGFNAMASQLEAYDEANIEELTAAQVKQQSLIATMADGAMLLDADGRIVLANPTARRLFRWEGRSLEGQELVGELPELLAIELHSPLDALLGGASDSEDLRCSVGEPARTLRIVLQAVRDASGESLKGIAVTIQDLTREVELNAAQSRFISNVSHELRTPLFNIKSYVETLHDLGDQLSPEEHKEFLGVANDETDRLTRLVNDVLDLSRLESGRSLQFEPISLRPAMEQTLRTYRLNAEDRQVELVLDVPEDLPEVLGNWDLLLQVLDNLLGNALKFSRPGGPLALRAYPWPDTCSVQGTAITNSDGPTCALTSPLPKLRVEIADTGCGISNSDQERIFDRFFRVENAVHTEVGTGLGLSIVRGILEKHGAQVQMVSEPEVGTTFWFDLPLAEADKDELQLQAERRSRTAITEAIEL; this is translated from the coding sequence ATGAGCAGCAGCAGCGGAGCAGCAATCGCTGATTGGGCTCTCCCCCCCAATGGCAAACCCCCGGGGGATGACCAGAACCTGTGGGACCGCATCAACGCCTGGTGGGCGGAATTCACCCTCCAGACCAAGCTGCTGGCGATTGCCACCCTGGTGGTGAGCCTGATGATGACTGGCATCACCTTCTTCGCGCTGAACGGGATTCAGCGCGATGCTGTGATGAGCGACACGCGCTACGCCCGGGACCTGGGCTTGCTGCTGGCCGGCAACGTCACCGAATTGGTGGCCCAGGGGCAGGACCGTGAGCTCGCCAACGTCGCCGAGAAGTTCTGGCGCTCCAGTCGGAGCGTTCGCTACATCTTCTTCGCTGATCCCGAAGGCGTCGTTTATCTGGGGATCCCCATCAGCGCCACCCCCAGCAGTGGCGATGGGGAACTGCGCCTCAACCGACGGCTGGAACTGCCTGACGAGCTGCGTCGACGCCCCCAGAACCCCTTGGTGCGGCAACACCTGACCCCCCAGGGGGCTGTCACTGATGTCTTTGTTCCCCTGATTCGGGGAGGCCAGTACTACGGCGTTCTCGGCCTCGGGGTGAACCCCAATGAGACGGCCCTCGCCAGTGCGGCCCTCACCCGTGAAGTCACCGTGGCTGTGTTCATTTCGATCTGGGTGCTGGTGATCCTGGGAGCGGTGTTCAACGCCCTCACCATCACCCGCCCGGTGAAGGAACTGCTGCGGGGAGTGCGCTCCGTCGCCTCAGGAAACTTCGGAGCCCGGGTTGACCTGCCAGTGGGCGGGGAACTGGGGGAATTGCTGACCGGCTTCAACGCCATGGCCTCCCAGCTCGAGGCCTATGACGAAGCCAACATCGAAGAGCTCACAGCCGCTCAGGTGAAGCAACAGTCGTTGATCGCCACCATGGCCGATGGCGCGATGCTGCTGGATGCCGACGGGCGGATTGTGCTGGCCAATCCCACTGCGCGGCGCCTGTTCCGCTGGGAAGGGCGCAGCCTGGAAGGCCAGGAGTTGGTGGGAGAACTGCCCGAACTCCTGGCGATCGAATTGCACAGCCCCCTCGATGCCCTGCTCGGAGGAGCTTCAGACAGTGAAGACCTGCGCTGCAGCGTGGGGGAACCGGCCCGCACCCTGCGCATCGTTCTGCAGGCGGTACGTGATGCCAGCGGAGAAAGCCTCAAAGGCATTGCCGTCACCATCCAAGACCTCACGCGAGAGGTGGAGCTGAATGCGGCCCAGAGCCGTTTCATCAGCAACGTCTCCCATGAACTGCGCACCCCGCTGTTCAACATCAAAAGCTACGTCGAAACCCTGCACGACCTCGGCGACCAGCTCAGCCCTGAAGAACATAAGGAGTTTCTCGGTGTTGCCAACGATGAGACCGATCGGCTCACACGGCTTGTCAATGATGTGCTGGATCTCTCCCGGCTGGAGTCAGGTCGGTCGCTGCAGTTCGAACCGATCAGCCTGCGCCCGGCGATGGAGCAGACCCTGCGCACCTATCGGCTGAATGCAGAGGATCGTCAGGTGGAGCTGGTGCTGGATGTTCCGGAAGACTTGCCAGAAGTGCTGGGCAACTGGGACCTTCTGCTGCAGGTTCTCGACAACCTATTGGGCAATGCCCTCAAGTTCAGCCGCCCCGGTGGCCCCCTGGCGCTGCGGGCCTACCCCTGGCCCGACACCTGTTCAGTGCAGGGGACGGCAATCACCAACAGTGACGGCCCCACATGCGCTCTCACCTCACCGCTGCCCAAGCTGAGGGTGGAGATCGCCGACACGGGATGCGGGATCAGCAACTCCGATCAGGAACGCATCTTCGATCGCTTCTTCCGGGTTGAAAATGCCGTTCACACCGAAGTCGGCACTGGACTGGGTCTCTCGATCGTGCGGGGCATCCTCGAGAAACATGGTGCTCAGGTGCAGATGGTCAGTGAGCCCGAGGTTGGAACAACCTTCTGGTTTGACCTGCCCTTGGCGGAAGCCGATAAAGATGAGCTGCAACTGCAGGCAGAGCGCCGCAGTCGCACTGCCATCACCGAGGCGATCGAGCTTTAA
- a CDS encoding BamA/TamA family outer membrane protein, whose amino-acid sequence MTRSSSRRSSVAVRRTVLGLMLGIPLIGPPVLAQEAPPSDQPAEVEEMVEETVVEEPVLVQPVVEQPRVLISEVVIEGIEGHPEEERLQISTYDAMQVRPGMRVTREELQNDLNGIQATGWFSDVRIVPQNGPLGVQVIVQVAPFPSLSAVEINADDEDLLPDAVVEETFASDYGRTLNLNDLQQRMKTLQTWMSNEGYSLARVSGPERVSPEGVVTLKLLQGSVSGVEVKFLTKEGDDTDEKGNPIGGKTKEWVITREVSIQPGDPFNRNQLERDIKRLYGTQLFSDVKVTLRPVPEEPGDVVIVLGIVEQSTGQLSGGLGYSQSQGVFGQVQVQETNLFGRAWNLGLNITYGQYGGLANLNFSDPWIYGDQHRTSFRTSVFLSQQVPQVFQSEDNGNIRTAKDFADNDSNKAYETGRRYGFTDGDKAPGSVNKADNEYSNRSWFDYEGDTVVLRKTGGSFSFARPLNGGDPYKDSKWNVLAGMSFAEVRPINFAGDSRPYGVSTNKFRNGKVRNDDVICVSYNCADSNTLVGMRFATTYNNFNNPRNPTSGNFFTAGTEQFIGINNDSPTFNRLRASYTQFFPVNWLKIHKGCRPKPGEEADCPQAIGVQVKGGAIMGEAPPYEAFCMGGSNSIRGWYDCDLAVSKAFSELTIEYRFPLISILSGEVFMDAGTDFGTQKDVPGKPGLLLDKDGSGVSLGTGVIVTTPVGPIRLEVASKDFASDWRFNLGVGWKF is encoded by the coding sequence ATGACCCGCAGTTCGTCCCGCCGCTCCTCGGTTGCTGTTCGCCGCACTGTGCTGGGTCTGATGCTGGGCATCCCCCTGATCGGCCCGCCGGTGCTGGCGCAGGAGGCCCCGCCCTCTGACCAGCCCGCCGAGGTGGAAGAGATGGTCGAAGAGACGGTTGTTGAGGAACCTGTTCTTGTACAGCCGGTCGTTGAACAGCCCAGGGTTCTGATCTCCGAGGTGGTGATTGAGGGCATTGAGGGCCACCCCGAGGAGGAACGCCTTCAAATTTCCACCTACGACGCCATGCAGGTGCGTCCGGGGATGCGTGTGACGCGGGAGGAGCTGCAGAACGACCTGAATGGCATTCAGGCCACGGGCTGGTTCTCGGATGTGCGGATCGTTCCCCAGAACGGACCGCTTGGTGTGCAGGTGATCGTTCAGGTGGCGCCCTTCCCTTCGCTCAGTGCAGTGGAGATCAACGCCGATGACGAGGATCTTCTGCCTGATGCTGTGGTGGAAGAGACGTTTGCGTCGGACTACGGCCGGACCCTCAACCTCAACGACCTGCAGCAGCGGATGAAGACCCTGCAGACCTGGATGTCCAATGAGGGTTACTCCCTGGCTCGGGTGTCCGGTCCGGAACGGGTCAGCCCCGAAGGTGTGGTGACCTTGAAACTGCTCCAGGGCAGTGTGTCTGGTGTTGAGGTCAAATTCCTCACCAAGGAGGGGGATGACACGGATGAGAAGGGCAATCCCATCGGTGGCAAGACCAAAGAGTGGGTGATCACGCGGGAGGTTTCGATTCAGCCCGGAGACCCGTTCAACCGCAACCAGCTGGAGCGGGACATCAAACGGTTGTACGGAACGCAGCTGTTCAGTGATGTGAAGGTGACTCTGCGGCCCGTGCCCGAGGAACCTGGGGATGTGGTGATCGTGCTCGGCATCGTTGAGCAGTCCACTGGTCAGCTCTCCGGTGGCCTCGGCTATAGCCAGAGCCAAGGTGTGTTCGGTCAGGTGCAGGTGCAGGAGACCAACCTCTTTGGTCGCGCCTGGAATCTGGGCCTGAACATCACCTACGGCCAGTACGGCGGACTGGCCAACCTCAACTTCTCGGATCCCTGGATCTACGGCGACCAGCACCGCACCAGCTTCAGAACGTCTGTGTTCCTGAGTCAGCAGGTGCCTCAGGTCTTCCAGAGTGAAGACAATGGCAACATCCGCACGGCGAAAGACTTCGCCGATAACGACTCCAACAAGGCCTATGAGACGGGCCGACGATACGGGTTCACCGACGGAGACAAGGCTCCGGGCAGTGTCAATAAGGCCGATAACGAGTACTCCAACAGGAGTTGGTTTGACTACGAGGGAGACACGGTGGTGCTGCGCAAAACCGGCGGTAGCTTCTCTTTTGCTCGTCCCTTGAATGGTGGTGATCCTTACAAGGACAGCAAGTGGAATGTGCTGGCCGGCATGTCTTTCGCTGAGGTGCGGCCGATCAACTTCGCCGGTGATTCAAGGCCCTACGGCGTTTCCACCAACAAGTTCCGCAATGGCAAGGTCAGAAACGATGACGTTATCTGCGTGTCGTACAACTGCGCAGACAGCAACACCCTGGTGGGAATGCGATTCGCCACCACCTACAACAACTTCAACAACCCCCGCAATCCCACCAGCGGCAATTTCTTTACCGCCGGCACTGAGCAGTTCATCGGGATTAACAACGATTCCCCTACCTTCAATCGGCTTCGGGCCAGTTACACCCAGTTCTTCCCTGTGAACTGGCTCAAAATTCATAAAGGCTGCCGCCCCAAACCCGGTGAGGAGGCCGATTGCCCGCAAGCGATCGGTGTGCAGGTCAAAGGCGGCGCCATCATGGGTGAAGCGCCCCCTTATGAGGCGTTCTGCATGGGCGGTTCCAACTCGATTCGGGGCTGGTACGACTGCGACCTGGCTGTGTCCAAAGCATTCAGCGAGCTCACGATTGAGTATCGCTTCCCCCTGATCAGCATCTTGTCCGGCGAGGTGTTCATGGATGCCGGCACCGATTTCGGTACCCAGAAGGATGTGCCCGGTAAGCCTGGTCTTCTGCTCGACAAGGATGGCTCCGGCGTTTCGCTTGGTACGGGCGTGATCGTCACGACCCCCGTCGGCCCGATTCGTCTGGAGGTGGCCAGCAAGGACTTCGCTTCCGACTGGCGCTTCAATCTGGGAGTGGGCTGGAAGTTTTAG
- the kaiB gene encoding circadian clock protein KaiB produces MSPRKTYILKLYVAGNTPNSMRALKTLRNILETEFRGVYALKVIDVLKNPQLAEEDKILATPTLSKILPPPVRRIIGDLSDRERVLIGLDLLYDELSDTALNSSLIDAVDGETDTTITSDP; encoded by the coding sequence ATGAGTCCCCGCAAGACCTACATCCTCAAGCTCTACGTGGCGGGCAACACGCCCAATTCGATGCGGGCGCTGAAAACCCTGCGCAACATTCTTGAAACCGAATTCCGTGGTGTTTATGCCCTCAAGGTGATTGATGTGCTCAAAAATCCGCAACTGGCGGAGGAGGACAAAATCCTGGCAACACCGACGTTGTCCAAGATTCTTCCCCCGCCGGTGCGGCGCATCATCGGCGATCTCTCCGATCGGGAGCGGGTTCTGATCGGCCTGGATCTTCTTTACGACGAGCTTTCCGATACGGCGCTCAACTCGAGTTTGATCGACGCTGTCGATGGGGAGACCGACACGACGATCACGTCGGATCCTTAA
- the kaiC gene encoding circadian clock protein KaiC, protein MQFPPTSSQPQMQVQKLPTGIEGFDDVCQGGLPIGRSTLISGTSGTGKTVFSLHFLHNGIKDFDEPGIFVTFEESPLDILRNAASFGWNLQEMVEQDKLFILDASPDPDGQDVAGSFDLSGLIERINYAIRKYKAKRVAIDSITAVFQQYDAVFVVRREIFRLIARLKEIGVTTVMTTERIDEYGPIARYGVEEFVSDNVVILRNVLEGERRRRTVEILKLRGTTHMKGEFPFTMGTHGISIFPLGAMRLTQRSSNVRVSSGVPRLDDMCGGGFFKDSIILATGATGTGKTMLVSKFIEDACRNKERAILFAYEESRAQLLRNGTSWGIDFEQMEQDGLLKIICAYPESTGLEDHLQIIKTEISQFKPSRMAIDSLSALARGVSHNAFRQFVIGVTGYAKQEEIAGFFTNTSEEFMGSHSITDSHISTITDTILLLQYVEIRGEMARALNVFKMRGSWHDKGIREFVITGNGPQIKDSFSNFERIISGVPHRVTTDERSELSRIARGVSSED, encoded by the coding sequence ATGCAGTTCCCTCCGACCAGCAGTCAGCCTCAGATGCAGGTGCAAAAGCTCCCGACGGGGATCGAGGGCTTTGATGATGTGTGCCAGGGCGGCCTGCCGATCGGCCGCAGCACATTGATCAGCGGGACGTCAGGTACCGGTAAGACGGTGTTCTCTCTGCATTTCCTCCACAACGGCATTAAGGACTTCGACGAACCCGGCATCTTCGTCACCTTCGAGGAATCGCCCCTCGACATCCTGCGCAACGCCGCCAGTTTCGGTTGGAACCTGCAGGAGATGGTCGAGCAGGACAAGCTGTTCATTCTCGATGCCTCACCGGATCCTGATGGTCAGGACGTGGCCGGAAGTTTTGATCTCTCCGGTTTGATTGAGCGGATCAACTACGCCATCCGCAAATACAAAGCCAAGCGCGTCGCCATTGATTCGATCACGGCTGTGTTCCAGCAGTACGACGCTGTGTTCGTGGTGCGCCGTGAGATCTTTCGGTTGATCGCTCGGCTCAAGGAAATCGGCGTCACCACGGTGATGACCACCGAGCGCATTGACGAGTACGGCCCAATCGCTCGCTATGGCGTTGAGGAATTTGTCTCTGACAACGTGGTGATCCTGCGCAACGTGCTCGAGGGAGAGCGGCGTCGGCGAACCGTTGAGATTCTCAAGCTGCGGGGCACCACCCACATGAAGGGCGAGTTCCCCTTCACCATGGGAACCCACGGCATCAGCATCTTTCCGCTTGGGGCCATGCGCCTCACCCAGCGGTCGTCCAACGTTCGGGTCAGCTCCGGTGTGCCCCGTCTGGACGACATGTGTGGCGGTGGTTTCTTCAAGGACTCGATCATCCTGGCCACGGGTGCCACCGGCACGGGCAAGACAATGCTCGTCTCCAAATTCATCGAAGACGCCTGCCGCAACAAAGAACGCGCCATCCTCTTTGCCTATGAGGAGTCGCGCGCTCAGCTGCTGCGCAACGGCACCAGCTGGGGCATCGATTTTGAGCAGATGGAGCAGGACGGTCTGCTCAAGATCATCTGCGCCTACCCCGAGTCGACCGGTCTCGAAGATCACCTGCAGATCATTAAGACGGAGATCAGCCAGTTCAAGCCGTCGCGGATGGCGATCGACTCCCTCTCAGCCTTGGCGCGTGGTGTGAGCCACAACGCCTTCCGTCAGTTTGTGATCGGAGTGACTGGCTACGCCAAGCAGGAGGAGATCGCCGGCTTCTTCACGAACACCTCTGAGGAGTTCATGGGCAGCCATTCGATCACTGATTCCCACATTTCCACCATCACCGACACGATCCTGCTGCTGCAGTACGTGGAGATCCGCGGTGAGATGGCACGTGCCTTGAACGTGTTCAAGATGCGCGGCTCCTGGCATGACAAGGGCATCCGTGAATTCGTGATCACGGGCAATGGTCCGCAGATCAAGGATTCCTTCTCCAACTTCGAGCGGATTATTTCCGGTGTGCCCCATCGGGTCACCACAGACGAGCGCAGTGAGTTGTCGCGCATTGCCCGGGGCGTCTCCAGCGAGGATTGA
- the purC gene encoding phosphoribosylaminoimidazolesuccinocarboxamide synthase: MTPDHGELLYEGKAKRVFASADPDRVLVEFKNDATAFNAQKKAQLDDKGRLNCQISARLFEVLEGEGVPTHYCGLAGQTWMLVRRVEIIPLEVVLRNTATGSLCRQTPIAEGTSIDPALLDLYYKDDALGDPLLTEARVQLLGVADPARLSAIEQLARRVNAVLLPFFEELDLQLVDFKLELGLASDGTLLLADEISPDTCRLWDRRKANAQDRILDKDRFRQDLGGVMEAYGEVLKRVQGNCPNPRNCL; this comes from the coding sequence ATGACGCCCGATCACGGAGAGCTGCTGTACGAAGGCAAGGCGAAGCGGGTGTTTGCGAGCGCGGATCCCGACCGGGTGCTGGTGGAGTTCAAAAATGACGCCACGGCCTTCAATGCCCAGAAGAAAGCCCAGCTGGACGACAAGGGTCGGCTGAACTGTCAGATCTCGGCGCGGCTGTTCGAGGTGCTGGAGGGCGAGGGGGTGCCGACCCACTACTGCGGTCTGGCAGGGCAGACGTGGATGCTGGTGCGACGGGTGGAGATCATTCCCTTGGAGGTGGTTCTCCGCAACACCGCCACCGGATCCCTTTGCCGTCAGACCCCGATCGCTGAGGGAACCTCTATTGATCCAGCCCTGTTGGATCTGTATTACAAGGACGATGCCCTCGGAGATCCTCTGTTGACCGAGGCGCGCGTGCAATTGCTGGGGGTGGCGGACCCAGCGCGACTGTCAGCAATTGAACAACTGGCCCGCCGCGTGAATGCGGTGCTGTTGCCTTTTTTTGAAGAACTTGACCTTCAGCTGGTGGATTTCAAGCTGGAGTTGGGACTGGCATCGGATGGAACCCTCTTGCTTGCTGACGAGATCAGCCCTGACACCTGCAGGCTCTGGGACCGCCGCAAGGCCAATGCTCAGGACCGGATTCTGGACAAGGACCGTTTCCGTCAAGACCTCGGTGGGGTGATGGAGGCCTACGGGGAGGTCCTCAAACGGGTCCAAGGCAACTGCCCGAACCCCCGCAACTGCCTGTAA